The following coding sequences are from one Brienomyrus brachyistius isolate T26 chromosome 15, BBRACH_0.4, whole genome shotgun sequence window:
- the LOC125709331 gene encoding uncharacterized protein LOC125709331: protein MVGGTPSTQVHTPPNALHTGPHATKRLPHRPARHQTPSTQSRTPPNTLHTGAHATQRPPHRRARHPTSALNTGAHATQRTPSTQARTPPNNALHTGAHATQQTPSTQARTPPNKRPPHRHARHATPSTQARTPPNALHTGAHATQRPPQRRARHPTNALHRGAHATQRTPSTQARTPPNERPPHRRARHPTNALHTGAHATKRPPHRRACHPTNALHAGAHATQRTPSTQARTPPNKRPPHRHARHATPSTQARTPPNALHTGAHATQRPPQRRARHPTNALHRGAHATQRTPSTQARTPPNERPPHRRARHPTNALHTGAHATKRPPHRRACHPTNALHAGAHATQRTPSTQARTPPNERPPRRRARHPTNALHAGAHATQRPPHRRALHPMPSTQARTPTNALHTGAHATQRTPTTQARTPPNERPPHRPARHPTYALHTGAHATQRTPSIQARTPPNERPPHRRARHPTNALNTGAHATQRTPSIQARTPPNERPPHRRARHPTNALNTGAHATQRTPSTQARTPPNGLHTDTHATQRPPHKRLRHPTNTLHTGAHVTQRTPTSQARTPPNALHTDAHVTQRPPYRRAHHPMNVLHTGARATKRPPSTQARTPPNERPPYRRARHPTNALHTGAHATQRTPSTQAHTPPNERPPHRRARHPTASTQTRTPPNALHTSAYATQRTPSTQARTSPNERPPHRRARHPTPSTQTRTSPNALHTDAHTTQ from the coding sequence ATGGTTGGAGGAACGCCCTCCACACAGGTGCACACGCCACCCAACGCCCTCCACACAGGCCCGCACGCCACCAAACGCCTTCCACACAGGCCCGCACGCCACCAAACGCCCTCCACACAGTCGCGCACGCCACCCAACACCCTCCACACAGGCGCGCACGCCACCCAACGCCCTCCACACAGGCGCGCACGCCACCCAACGAGCGCCCTCAACACAGGCGCGCACGCCACCCAACGAACGCCCTCCACACAGGCGCGCACGCCACCCAACAACGCCCTCCACACAGGCGCGCACGCCACCCAACAAACGCCCTCCACACAGGCGCGCACGCCACCCAACAAACGCCCAccacacaggcacgcacgccACGCAACACCCTCCACACAGGCGCGCACGCCACCAAACGCCCTCCACACAGGCGCGCACGCCACCCAACGCCCTCCACAGAGGCGCGCACGCCACCCAACGAACGCCCTCCACAGAGGCGCGCACGCCACCCAACGAACGCCCTCCACACAGGCGCGCACGCCACCCAACGAACGCCCTCCACACAGGCGCGCACGCCACCCAACGAACGCCCTCCACACAGGCGCGCACGCCACCAAACGCCCTCCACACAGACGCGCGTGCCACCCAACGAACGCCCTCCACGCAGGCGCGCACGCCACCCAACGAACGCCCTCCACGCAGGCGCGCACGCCACCCAACAAACGCCCAccacacaggcacgcacgccACGCAACACCCTCCACACAGGCGCGCACGCCACCAAACGCCCTCCACACAGGCGCGCACGCCACCCAACGCCCTCCACAGAGGCGCGCACGCCACCCAACGAACGCCCTCCACAGAGGCGCGCACGCCACCCAACGAACGCCCTCCACACAGGCGCGCACGCCACCCAACGAACGCCCTCCACACAGGCGCGCACGCCACCCAACGAACGCCCTCCACACAGGCGCGCACGCCACCAAACGCCCTCCACACAGACGCGCGTGCCACCCAACGAACGCCCTCCACGCAGGCGCGCACGCCACCCAACGAACGCCCTCCACGCAGGCGCGCACGCCACCCAACGAACGCCCTCCACGCAGGCGCGCACGCCACCCAACGAACGCCCTCCACGCAGGCGCGCACGCCACCCAACGCCCTCCACACAGACGCGCACTCCACCCAATGCCCTCCACACAGGCGCGCACGCCAACGAACGCCCTCCACACAGGCGCGCACGCCACCCAACGAACACCCACCACACAGGCGCGCACGCCACCCAACGAACGCCCTCCACACAGGCCCGCACGCCACCCAACGTACGCCCTCCACACAGGCGCGCACGCCACCCAACGAACGCCCTCCATACAGGCGCGCACGCCACCCAACGAACGCCCTCCACACAGGCGCGCACGCCACCCAACGAACGCCCTCAACACAGGCGCACACGCCACCCAACGAACGCCCTCCATACAGGCGCGCACGCCACCCAACGAACGCCCTCCACACAGGCGCGCACGCCACCCAACGAACGCCCTCAACACAGGCGCACACGCCACCCAACGAACGCCCTCCACACAGGCGCGCACGCCACCCAACGGCctccacacagacacgcacgccACCCAACGCCCTCCACACAAGCGCCTACGCCACCCAACGAACACCCTCCACACAGGCGCGCACGTCACCCAACGAACGCCCACCTCACAGGCGCGCACGCCACCCAACGCCCTCCACACAGACGCGCACGTCACCCAACGCCCTCCATACAGGCGCGCACACCACCCAATGAACGTCCTCCACACAGGCGCGCGTGCCACCAAACGACCGCCCTCCACACAAGCGCGCACGCCACCCAACGAACGCCCTCCATACAGGCGCGCACGCCACCCAACGAACGCCCTCCACACAGGCGCGCACGCCACCCAACGAACGCCCTCAACACAGGCGCACACGCCACCCAACGAACGCCCTCCACACAGGCGCGCACGCCACCCAACGGCctccacacagacacgcacgccACCCAACGCCCTCCACACAAGCGCCTACGCCACCCAACGAACACCCTCCACACAGGCGCGCACGTCACCCAACGAACGCCCACCTCACAGGCGCGCACGCCACCCAACGCCCTCCACACAGACGCGCACGTCACCCAACGCCCTTCACACAGACGCGCACACCACCCAATGA